A window of Fusarium musae strain F31 chromosome 1, whole genome shotgun sequence genomic DNA:
AAAAGAGACATATTTAGCATAAAGATATAAACATTGTACAAAAGTAACTTGTTGCACAGCGAATGCACCGAGGctgtatattataaaagctcgAAGACAAACCCATATCAACCGAGATTCGAGTAAACTATTCTGTCAATACTTCCTTGCCATGTCCTTCTTCCAGCAAGAGATTGTTAGCCATGGACAAGTCATTCAGTTTCAGAGTACAGGGTAGGCATCCACAGCCAAAATTGCGGGGGGAGCTCTGGTAATGAGAGAGAGGCTGCGTGGCACCAACAAGGCAACTCCAGCTGCGACAAGTCTCTTTGCGCTGTAAGCCACAcgtctcttcttcattcgCCCTGAACgtagagaaaaagaagcagaaggcaGAAATGCGCCGCCGGAACAGGACATCTTAATGACAATGTCAGGCCTTCAAAACGGCATTTCCAATAGCGAACACCCTGTCGTCGAAACACCAGTCGCTGTCTCTACTTCGTTCCTTGACAATGCCAACACCGAGTCCGAGATTCGTGAAGCGCTCGCCTCCTTGCATGCCCACGAGGCTTCTATAACGTCCCGCCTCGATGCTCTCGTGGCTTCACAGGCTGATCTATCCCGCGATCTGGGGCGGCTGGATCTGCTGCGGGCTGGACTGGGAGCGCAGGTCATCGCCGCACGATCAATTGGGAATGATATGCTAGCAACGGCAGCAGATACGGCTGGTCGACTGAGTGACAGAGTCAAGGAGTTGGACCTCGAAAAGAGCAGAGTCGAGGAAACGCTAGGTGTGGTGGAACAAGTCGcggagctcaaggcttgtGTCAATGGCGTGGTGGGTTCCATGGGAGCGCCCCAAGACTgggaggctgctgctggataCATATCGAGAGCAAGCAAGGTCCCAGAAGAGATCACAAAAGGTTCATTCGCTGTTGGCATAGTACCCAGCGTCGAAGTCCCCGACCCGCCATGGGTGACATtggaagaagccaaggagaGTTTATGTGGCCTCTTCTTGAGAGAGTTTGAAAAGGCGGCGGAGGAGAGTGATGGTACGAAAGTCACTAGATTTTTCAAGCTCTTTCCCTTGATAGGAAGAGCTGAGGTCGGATTGGATGTCTACGGAAGATATGTGTGCCAGGGAGTCGCTGGAACCGCTCGAGCGACACTCAAAGATGCCATGAACGGACAGCGTAGGGAAGGCTTCTTCTATGCTAACGCCTTGACAAAATTGTTTGAGCACATCGCCCAGATTGTCGAAGGCCACGGCGGGCTTGTAGAGCGTCATTATGGCTCTGGAAAAATGGTTCGCGTCATTGAACGTTTACAGATGGAGGCGGATGTCCAGGGTGGTATTATTGTCGACACCTGGAGCGATGAGAGAGGAATTGATAGGAAACTTACCGACGTCAGAAGCTACCCATTCTCGTTTCTAGTCCAGAGCTTCTTACCCCAGCCCCCTCGTGGTGGCACACCAAGGGTGAACTCGCCAGCCATAGGGGTAGGCAACAATCCCCGAGAaagtgaggatgagggtgTCAATATGAGAGAAGTTGATGGCCTCCTGAGTGAGATTGCAGTGATGCTTGGACGCTGGTCATTGTACACTCGATTCCTCGCCGGCAAATGCAAGGTATGTTTGACTAATTAATCTCCGAGATAACCAGAAACTTATACGTCTCAGAACTCCGACACACCAGATGAGGCGCCTCTTGTCATACCAGACGTACTTGTCAAATCAAATCTATACCGAAAAGTATCTACCAAGCTCACATCCCCTTACAACGTCATGACTACTTTCTTCTTCCGCCGTTCAGTTGAAAAGGCCTTCCAGCTGGATGAGTATCCTACCGGTCTGTCATTAAGCCTGAGCAGGCAGATCGAGGGCAATGCCCCGTACATTATATTAGCGGTGGACGATGTCATGTACATTGTGAATGCAGTCATTCAGAAATCTATTTCAACATCACAAAGAGATGTCATTGCTTCTGTCGTCCCGACAGTTGGCCGAGTGCTTGGCTCCGACTTTGTTGGTATGATCCAGCGCAAGATGAGAGATGAATCGTATCCCAGACCGGTCGTCCAGGGAGGATTCCCACCTGAGGACAAGATCATCCAGTTCATCGTTCTTATCAATAGTCTGGACATGGCCAACGAGTATTTGACTCGAATCATCACGGGACGGATAGGGCAATCGAGTCATCTGCCCAACGGTGATGCCCAAAACGGCCCCCTCAAGGATTCGTTCCCATTTGAGCGAGATGTTATCTTTGTTGCAAACGCTCTACACACTCTTCAGACTTCGTTCATCGGGAAAACGACCGAGCTGCTCAACGAGGGAATACAGGTACTCTTCAACCAGGTTGTCAAGCTCCGTTTAAGGCCGGTCCTGACAGATACATTCCGTGATGCGGACTACACCCTGTCGGAGGACGACATTGCAGATATAGCGCAGCAgaacgacgaagacgaggatgaactCATGGAGCAAGTTCCCCGACTGTTCGAGCATGGTTGGGATCAACTCATGAAGCCAATTGCACGTTTGATGACACCTGGGACATACGCCATTCTCCTTGACACCACAGCACGCTATCTCTCCAAGAtatgggagaagaagatcatgggCTATGCGGGCCGCACAAATGCTCTTGGTGCAATCAGACTGGAGCGTGATTTTATCGCGTTAGTAGACATTGTATCTCGTGGCGACTACGCCGTGAGAGAGGTATTCGCCAAGGTCCTGCAAATACTCATGGTCGCCAACATGGAAGATGACGAATGGGATGAGGTTATGGCCCAAGATGGGGAAGACGATGCCATCGAGTGGGTTttgactgaggaggagaggaggcgGGCGAGAAGTTTGGTTAGAGGATGATTCGACATTTAAAGATATTCAAGGACGTAAAGAGACGGCGTTGATTatagagagagaaaaaagagtCTAAAGATATGTAAGAGTAGAATCGATGCAAGCGAATATTTCGTAGTTTATGGTTGGTGAGCCATTGATAGCCAGCACCAGGGTGAGTTAAAAAAGCGAAAAAGGATAAAAAATTCGATTATTGCTGTCAAACCTTGCAGCAAACTGCCTTCTCTAGACAATCATTTTTCGCACATGCTTGATATCCTTCGTTTTTAggatacctaaggtaggctTGAACTTTCAGTGGCCTTCCCCTAACGTGCCACTGAACAAACCCGACATTAGGGGCACCAGACCTCAGGCACTCGCCGAACTTAGTGCCCAAGTCCAGCAGTTTGGATTGGGCATTGCCCTTCAGCTCTGAGTCACTCTCAACCATCAAAGTCTGGCCAGAAGCTCCATTTTAGCTCGTCATGATGAGTGAGCATGAGGCCCAGTGTGATGAAAATTTCTATCACCCAACTATCACAAATCCCGAGTCACAGACCTCAATATCATGGTTTCCCAAGATACTTGCTAACACCTATACTTTCAGAAAACACCATCTTCTACTTTCTAAAGCGAGATTTACAAAAAATCACCCACCCCTCTCCGATATTGAGATCACCACTAACATCACAAACGTTTGGCTCTCAAGCTGCGCCCACCATGGAGACAAGGATAGTAAAAGTCCCGAGCAAGGGCTCCCTAGGCCAGTTTCGACCTGGCCATGGACTCGCAAAGTTGAATCACTGGGAGGTTCAATGTGAAAACAAACCCGCTCTTGAGGCTCTGCAAGATGCTGCTCACCTGCTACGGACCAAGGACACGCCTGTCGCATTCCCGACAGAGACTGTATATGGCCTTGGTGCAGATGCTACTCGGACTCCCTCAGTTAAAGGAATCTATTCGGCAAAGGGACGGCCTTCAGACAACCCTCTCATTTCACATGTTTGCGACCTGGAAATGCTGCGACAGTATATCGGCCACAGTGATACAACTGATCCTATACCTCAGCGATACAGGGCTTTGATAGAGCGTTTCTGGCCTGGACCCCTGACTATTCTTCTACCTAACCCGGCCCCGTCGAAACTAGCACCTGAGGTGACAGCAGGCCTCAAAACCTTTGGCGTGCGAATGCCTTCTTCAACCCTCGCCTTGTCTCTTATCAAGCTAGCTGGTGTACCCCTGGCGGCACCATCCGCCAACGCTTCCACCAAACCTTCACCCACAGCGGCACAACATGTAATGGACGACCTCAACGGAAAGATCGAGCTCATTTTGGACGGTGGACACTGTCAAGTGGGTGTGGAGAGTACTGTTGTGGATGGGCTGTGTGACCCCCCCGTCGTCCTTCGTCCAGGAGGTATCGGTATAGATGAGCTACGAAGCTGCCCTGGCTGGGAGAATGTATCAATAGCTTATAAAGACAAGAGCGAAGAGGGAAAGGCTGCACCTCGGGCTCCAGGGATGAAGTACAAGCACTACAGTCCAAAGGCAACAGTAGTGCTTTATGAGTCGAGTTTCGGAGAAGGGGTCAGTGGAATAGCTTCTTTCGACTTGAAGGCGACCAATGGGGCGGTCAACGGCCATGCTAGCAACGATGAGCGGAAGGGTAGGGTTGTTGGGGTTATTCGCACCCAGCGATGGAAGTCGGGGGCTGGTCTGCGATGCGCCAGCTTTCACCATCTCACTGACGTACAAGGAgcggatgaggatgactcgCCATTCCAAGTATACGAAGGCGATCTGTTGGACGAAAAGGAGCAGCCAATAGGAAAGATCTTGGATATCGATCTGGGCAGAGGCACTGAAGGAATCGCGAGAGGTCTTTTCGCAGCGCTCCGGGAGTTTGATCGACGAGGCGCAGACACCATCTTTGTTGATGGTATAGAAGATAGAAGTGATATCGCAGCGGCGGTCATGAACCGGCTCCGCAAAGCGGCTTCAGAGACTAGAGCATGAATGATCATATCAATTAGAACACCAGCACACCtgtataaaaaaaaaccccTCCGTTTCTTGACCCGGTGTCAGCCaaaccagaccagaccagaccagaccaggccAGACCACTGGCGCGTTGTCTACCTCTTTTGATTTTGGTTTTGCATGCGGCGCTGAATAACGACAAAACTCCTGACTCTCCACACATAAAACCCGCCCCATCTCT
This region includes:
- a CDS encoding hypothetical protein (BUSCO:EOG09262FW1), with protein sequence METRIVKVPSKGSLGQFRPGHGLAKLNHWEVQCENKPALEALQDAAHLLRTKDTPVAFPTETVYGLGADATRTPSVKGIYSAKGRPSDNPLISHVCDLEMLRQYIGHSDTTDPIPQRYRALIERFWPGPLTILLPNPAPSKLAPEVTAGLKTFGVRMPSSTLALSLIKLAGVPLAAPSANASTKPSPTAAQHVMDDLNGKIELILDGGHCQVGVESTVVDGLCDPPVVLRPGGIGIDELRSCPGWENVSIAYKDKSEEGKAAPRAPGMKYKHYSPKATVVLYESSFGEGVSGIASFDLKATNGAVNGHASNDERKGRVVGVIRTQRWKSGAGLRCASFHHLTDVQGADEDDSPFQVYEGDLLDEKEQPIGKILDIDLGRGTEGIARGLFAALREFDRRGADTIFVDGIEDRSDIAAAVMNRLRKAASETRA